The following proteins come from a genomic window of Finegoldia magna ATCC 29328:
- a CDS encoding prepilin-type N-terminal cleavage/methylation domain-containing protein has protein sequence MFSKLKTRKKAFSLIEVMVSLFIISVVVMTCVLKYDFKTNVASRKEINTFISDLKTARSVAMNSGRSINFKFDKKSYSFYDTTTTDTTTTYFTVTRDLKYGEIQTINDRKENALSFDNFDARISKSAGSSRFQTIYYITTNKKYRINCYIATGRVNVDEIKK, from the coding sequence ATGTTTTCTAAATTAAAAACGAGAAAAAAAGCATTCAGCTTAATAGAGGTCATGGTTAGTCTGTTCATAATTTCCGTTGTGGTCATGACTTGCGTTTTAAAATACGACTTCAAAACAAATGTGGCATCCAGAAAAGAAATCAACACATTTATAAGTGATTTGAAAACAGCGAGAAGTGTGGCGATGAATTCGGGAAGAAGCATCAATTTTAAATTCGACAAAAAATCTTATTCTTTTTATGATACTACAACAACTGATACTACAACAACATATTTTACAGTGACAAGAGATTTGAAATACGGAGAAATTCAGACAATTAATGACAGAAAGGAGAATGCTCTTAGTTTCGATAATTTCGATGCGAGAATTTCCAAATCGGCAGGTTCATCACGTTTCCAAACGATTTATTACATAACAACAAACAAAAAATACAGGATAAATTGTTACATAGCGACTGGGAGAGTGAATGTAGATGAGATTAAAAAATAA
- the mnmH gene encoding tRNA 2-selenouridine(34) synthase MnmH: MFVANTYEELINMENIIFVDVRSEYEFQKETIPGAINIPILNNDERVEISTIYDAGDHECAKQLAVRYASVKLEDIYVKLSDLSENHNVCLFCYRGSMRSTVLFNIMKSMGLGIYRLKGGYKSYRKHVIENLEKLINSHEYVNINGYTGVGKTEILNILESSHKNVLNLEQLANHRGSILGNAGLENQPSQKMFESLLFDKLKSFDNSPVFVECESSKIGSLNIPKILRQKYNSSHHQVMINSSLENRIDRIKTDYLKNPHALEDIKKGINHLSKYIGKNNSSILIDKLENEDYDSVIESLITKYYDINYAVKSKDFELEINNVNSEKCAEEIMKFYAV; encoded by the coding sequence ATGTTCGTAGCGAATACTTATGAAGAACTTATAAATATGGAAAATATAATATTTGTCGATGTTAGAAGCGAATACGAGTTTCAGAAGGAAACTATCCCCGGAGCTATCAATATTCCGATACTAAATAACGATGAAAGAGTGGAAATCTCAACGATTTATGATGCAGGAGATCACGAGTGTGCGAAGCAATTGGCAGTGCGTTATGCATCTGTAAAACTAGAAGATATCTACGTGAAATTGTCTGATTTGAGTGAAAATCACAACGTGTGCTTGTTTTGTTACAGAGGATCAATGAGAAGTACGGTGCTTTTTAACATAATGAAGTCCATGGGACTTGGTATTTACAGACTAAAAGGCGGATACAAATCGTATCGTAAACATGTTATCGAAAATCTAGAGAAGCTTATAAATTCACACGAATACGTAAATATCAATGGCTACACAGGAGTTGGAAAGACGGAAATTCTGAATATTCTGGAAAGTTCTCATAAAAACGTCCTCAACTTGGAACAACTTGCAAATCACAGAGGCTCCATTCTTGGAAATGCCGGATTGGAAAATCAACCATCGCAAAAAATGTTCGAAAGTTTGCTGTTCGATAAGCTCAAAAGTTTTGACAACTCTCCTGTTTTTGTAGAATGTGAAAGCAGCAAAATAGGAAGCTTGAATATTCCAAAAATTTTGAGACAAAAATACAACAGTTCACATCATCAAGTTATGATAAATTCAAGCCTAGAAAATAGAATTGATAGAATAAAAACAGATTATTTGAAAAATCCTCATGCTTTGGAAGATATAAAAAAAGGAATAAATCATTTATCCAAATACATTGGCAAGAACAACTCATCTATTTTGATTGATAAACTAGAGAACGAAGACTACGATAGTGTAATAGAAAGCTTGATTACGAAATACTACGACATCAATTACGCTGTCAAATCAAAAGATTTTGAGTTGGAAATAAATAACGTCAATAGCGAAAAATGTGCCGAAGAAATAATGAAATTTTATGCAGTTTAA
- a CDS encoding glycine/sarcosine/betaine reductase component B subunit, with the protein MKLEYQNCLIEDVKFSDTTKVENKTLFINKDEMIDFLKDVDFVTEISIDLAKPGEKTRIIPVKDCIEPRYRVGRTNKFPGVTGEIEQLGDGITKIMKNVAVVTVGDVVGFQEGIIDMWGEGADYTPFSKTLNVVVDIKVQKDIEPHEHETCARLVGLKSAEYLGYALENVECDNSEIFEIQDIKTEAERLKDLPRVVYAQMMIAQGLLHDVYIYGVDVKKILPTLLHPNEELDGAVVSGNCVAACDKITTYQHQNNSVIKELYKEHGKTINFVGEIMVPELTTLDGKFRTCDYTVKLCKMLAADGVVISEEGYGNPDSDLVMISAGLEKAGIKSVLITDECAGWAGDSQPLADAKKEACAVVSTGNVSHLVHLDKPDKIIGNVEAIKNLAGGWDGCLDEEKGTIVCELNAVTGSTSEIGFHNLTVKLY; encoded by the coding sequence ATGAAATTAGAATATCAAAATTGTCTGATTGAAGATGTTAAGTTTTCTGATACTACTAAGGTAGAAAACAAAACTCTTTTTATCAACAAAGATGAAATGATCGATTTTTTAAAGGATGTCGATTTTGTAACAGAAATTAGCATTGACTTGGCGAAACCTGGCGAAAAAACTAGGATTATTCCAGTTAAAGACTGTATCGAACCTAGATATAGAGTTGGTAGAACGAATAAGTTCCCAGGTGTTACAGGTGAAATCGAACAACTTGGAGACGGTATCACTAAGATTATGAAAAATGTTGCGGTAGTTACTGTTGGTGATGTGGTTGGTTTCCAAGAAGGAATTATAGATATGTGGGGAGAAGGAGCAGACTACACTCCATTTTCCAAGACTTTGAATGTAGTTGTAGATATTAAAGTTCAAAAAGATATCGAACCTCACGAACACGAAACTTGTGCTAGACTTGTAGGTTTGAAGTCTGCTGAATATTTGGGATATGCTCTTGAAAATGTAGAGTGCGATAATTCAGAAATCTTCGAAATTCAAGATATTAAAACAGAAGCAGAAAGACTTAAAGATCTTCCAAGAGTCGTATATGCACAAATGATGATTGCACAAGGTTTGCTTCACGATGTGTACATTTACGGTGTAGATGTTAAAAAGATATTACCTACACTTCTTCATCCTAATGAAGAGTTGGACGGTGCTGTTGTAAGTGGTAACTGTGTAGCTGCTTGCGATAAAATCACAACTTATCAACATCAAAACAACTCCGTAATCAAGGAATTGTACAAGGAACATGGCAAGACTATTAATTTTGTCGGTGAAATTATGGTTCCAGAGCTTACTACTTTGGATGGTAAATTTAGAACTTGCGATTACACTGTTAAGCTTTGTAAGATGTTAGCTGCAGATGGTGTTGTAATTTCTGAAGAAGGTTACGGTAATCCAGACTCAGACTTGGTAATGATTTCTGCTGGTTTGGAAAAAGCCGGAATAAAATCGGTACTTATTACTGACGAATGTGCTGGATGGGCAGGAGATTCTCAACCTTTGGCAGATGCCAAGAAGGAAGCATGTGCTGTAGTATCTACAGGTAATGTATCTCATCTTGTTCATTTGGATAAGCCAGACAAAATTATTGGTAATGTAGAAGCCATTAAGAACTTAGCTGGTGGTTGGGATGGATGTTTGGATGAAGAAAAAGGAACTATTGTATGCGAACTTAACGCTGTTACTGGTTCTACATCTGAAATAGGATTCCACAATCTTACAGTTAAGCTTTATTAG
- a CDS encoding Crp/Fnr family transcriptional regulator, with protein MKILDFKLFDNISERSQNELLKLDFFSKNYESGDKVLGKEEDLTYVMFIDQGCLKACEYTINGKEIVSSYYFAGDAFPFYLYFGHTRKFPYDVYAIKKTKVYFLPLKEFEKIMDTDIVLTKNILKFVAEYTCFNKLVIRATQYSKVSQRLAYWILHLQEVDYLKLPTSQTMLADILRVNRPSLNQELKKFAEDKAIYIEGMEIRVLDRDYLLKFID; from the coding sequence ATGAAAATATTAGACTTTAAACTATTCGATAATATATCGGAGAGATCACAGAACGAATTGCTTAAACTGGATTTCTTTTCGAAAAACTATGAATCTGGTGATAAGGTTCTTGGTAAAGAAGAGGATTTAACTTATGTAATGTTTATCGACCAAGGTTGTTTGAAGGCGTGCGAGTACACAATAAATGGAAAGGAAATAGTGTCCTCATATTATTTTGCGGGGGATGCTTTTCCATTTTACTTGTATTTTGGACACACCAGAAAATTTCCTTACGATGTGTATGCTATCAAGAAAACAAAAGTGTACTTCTTGCCACTAAAAGAGTTCGAGAAAATCATGGACACAGACATTGTCCTCACCAAAAACATATTGAAATTTGTAGCGGAATACACTTGCTTCAACAAGCTTGTCATAAGGGCAACACAATATTCAAAAGTATCTCAAAGACTAGCTTATTGGATACTCCATTTGCAAGAGGTAGATTATTTGAAACTACCAACATCTCAGACGATGCTTGCAGATATTTTACGTGTCAACAGACCAAGCTTGAATCAAGAATTGAAGAAGTTTGCAGAAGACAAGGCGATTTATATAGAAGGCATGGAAATTCGTGTCTTGGACAGGGATTATTTACTTAAATTTATTGACTAA
- a CDS encoding sodium-dependent transporter: MSDNRGNWNSRFGYIMAAAGFSIGLGNVWRFPYLVGTNGGGAFVLVYLLICVFIGIPLFYMEVTLGRKAQASPILGMRKLTKKGSPWVSFGWLGVLSAFFILTYYIQIMGWILNYLVKMLTGEMTGFTAAQYTENFAKMLDSPMTLLIFTLICTIIIGVISAKNLNDGLEKACKFMMPALFIMLIAVVVRSITLPNAMEGVKWYMNVDFSKINAESILAALGQCFFSVGIASGGAFVYGSYLNKDSDIPSDGLMVIGFDTLAALIAGFAIFPAVFALGLQPDSGSNLLFVTMSNVFMNLPFGRFFGVLFFLLMFFAALSSALGYLEPVSSSFTELLKIDRKKGVIYALTSIFVVGLLTIFGHNILKTVTVMGRNLFDFADFLSGNIMMPLGAIALILYTLFKWKFDVFREDVNNGANSIKVPKVLKYVSYLLPFVLIIIFLKGLGIF, encoded by the coding sequence ATGAGCGACAATAGAGGTAATTGGAATAGTAGATTTGGATATATAATGGCAGCAGCAGGATTTTCCATTGGATTGGGAAATGTGTGGAGATTTCCATATCTAGTTGGTACAAATGGAGGGGGAGCATTCGTATTAGTTTATCTATTAATATGCGTGTTCATTGGGATACCTCTATTCTACATGGAAGTTACACTTGGTAGAAAAGCGCAAGCAAGTCCAATTTTAGGTATGAGAAAGTTAACTAAAAAAGGCAGCCCTTGGGTAAGTTTCGGTTGGCTTGGAGTATTGAGTGCGTTTTTCATTCTAACTTATTACATTCAAATAATGGGTTGGATATTAAATTATCTTGTAAAGATGCTTACAGGAGAAATGACAGGATTTACAGCAGCACAGTACACTGAAAACTTCGCAAAAATGTTGGATTCTCCAATGACACTTTTAATATTTACATTGATTTGTACAATCATAATTGGTGTCATTTCAGCTAAAAACTTAAACGACGGATTGGAAAAAGCTTGTAAATTTATGATGCCAGCATTATTCATAATGCTAATAGCAGTTGTAGTTAGATCAATCACTCTTCCAAATGCAATGGAAGGTGTTAAATGGTATATGAACGTTGATTTCTCAAAAATCAATGCAGAATCCATACTAGCAGCACTAGGACAATGCTTCTTCTCAGTAGGAATCGCAAGTGGTGGTGCATTTGTATATGGATCATATCTTAACAAAGATTCAGACATACCTTCAGACGGATTAATGGTTATAGGATTTGATACACTAGCAGCACTTATCGCCGGATTTGCAATATTCCCAGCAGTATTTGCACTAGGATTACAACCAGATTCAGGATCAAACTTATTATTCGTAACAATGAGTAACGTATTTATGAATTTACCATTCGGAAGATTTTTCGGAGTATTGTTCTTCTTATTGATGTTCTTTGCAGCATTATCATCTGCATTAGGATATTTGGAACCAGTAAGTTCATCATTTACTGAATTACTTAAAATTGACAGAAAAAAAGGCGTAATCTACGCATTAACATCTATATTTGTTGTAGGATTGTTAACAATATTCGGACATAACATACTAAAAACAGTCACAGTAATGGGCAGAAACTTGTTCGATTTTGCAGACTTCCTATCAGGAAATATCATGATGCCACTTGGCGCAATTGCGTTGATACTTTACACATTATTCAAATGGAAATTTGATGTATTCAGAGAAGATGTAAACAACGGTGCAAATTCTATAAAAGTGCCTAAGGTTTTGAAATATGTATCATATTTATTACCTTTTGTTTTAATAATTATATTCCTTAAAGGATTGGGAATATTCTAA
- a CDS encoding glycine/betaine/sarcosine/D-proline family reductase selenoprotein B, giving the protein MKKILYYVNQFFGQIGGEDKADYKPHFEDKPIGCAQAFDKALVDGQVVGTIVCGDNYYNEHKEESDKFILDVFEKVKPDIVVAGPAFNAGRYGMACSGVINLLKDKNIPLVTGMYIENPAVDMCRLHSYIIETADSAAKMRQAIKEMATLTNKIIEGNKLSPKEDNYLAQGRRVTEFSDKIGARRAVEMLLKRFNDEEFETELPMPEFDEVEPAAPIADMSKATIALITTGGVVPEGNPDKVQSASAQKWAKYDVSDLDELKGKFVTIHGGFDPVYCNAKADRVAPLDQLTRLKKEGVIGNVFKYFYTTTGTGTSVANAKRFGKEIGQELKDANVDGVIMTSTUGTCTRCGATMVKEIERYGIPIVHMATITTISQSVGANRIVPTVAIPYPVGNPELKSREDGLREELVERAIKALETKVDKPTIFKS; this is encoded by the coding sequence ATGAAAAAAATATTATACTATGTAAATCAGTTTTTTGGACAAATAGGTGGAGAAGACAAAGCTGATTATAAGCCTCATTTTGAAGACAAACCGATCGGTTGTGCACAAGCTTTTGATAAGGCTTTGGTAGATGGTCAAGTTGTTGGAACTATCGTTTGTGGTGACAACTATTACAACGAACATAAAGAAGAATCAGACAAATTTATATTAGATGTATTTGAAAAAGTAAAACCTGACATTGTCGTAGCAGGACCTGCATTTAACGCTGGTAGATATGGTATGGCTTGTTCTGGAGTTATCAATTTATTAAAAGATAAAAACATCCCACTTGTAACTGGAATGTACATTGAAAACCCAGCTGTCGATATGTGTAGACTTCACAGCTACATTATTGAAACTGCAGACTCTGCAGCAAAAATGAGACAAGCTATAAAAGAAATGGCTACTTTGACCAATAAAATTATTGAAGGAAATAAACTTTCTCCAAAAGAAGACAATTACCTTGCACAAGGTAGACGTGTGACAGAATTTTCTGACAAAATCGGTGCACGTCGTGCAGTTGAAATGCTTCTTAAGAGATTTAACGATGAAGAATTTGAAACAGAACTTCCAATGCCAGAATTTGACGAAGTTGAACCAGCAGCTCCAATAGCTGACATGAGCAAGGCTACAATAGCACTTATCACAACTGGTGGTGTTGTTCCTGAAGGAAACCCTGACAAAGTTCAATCAGCATCAGCTCAAAAATGGGCAAAATACGATGTAAGTGATTTGGATGAATTAAAAGGTAAATTCGTTACAATCCACGGTGGATTTGACCCTGTTTATTGTAATGCAAAAGCAGACAGAGTTGCACCTTTAGATCAACTTACAAGACTCAAAAAAGAAGGTGTAATAGGAAATGTGTTCAAATATTTCTACACAACAACAGGAACAGGAACATCTGTAGCTAATGCTAAGAGATTCGGTAAGGAAATTGGTCAAGAATTGAAAGATGCCAACGTTGACGGCGTTATAATGACTAGTACCTGAGGTACTTGTACGCGTTGCGGTGCAACGATGGTAAAAGAAATCGAAAGATATGGTATCCCTATAGTTCATATGGCTACTATAACTACAATTTCACAATCAGTAGGAGCAAACAGAATTGTACCTACAGTTGCAATTCCATACCCAGTTGGTAACCCAGAATTGAAATCTCGTGAAGATGGTTTAAGAGAAGAATTGGTTGAACGTGCAATCAAGGCATTAGAAACAAAAGTCGACAAACCGACTATATTTAAGTCTTAA
- a CDS encoding G5 domain-containing protein yields MKKYGEDVAIVEENPKIEKIYDNNLRQGEEIVIKKGTPTIKKLYYEDINGQPTIKKEEIIEEGTPTVIKVGTKGIINDLNVQKSDI; encoded by the coding sequence GTGAAAAAATACGGAGAAGACGTGGCAATTGTAGAAGAAAATCCTAAGATTGAAAAAATTTATGACAATAATTTGCGCCAAGGAGAAGAAATTGTAATAAAAAAAGGAACACCTACAATTAAAAAATTGTACTACGAAGATATCAACGGACAGCCTACTATTAAAAAGGAAGAAATAATCGAAGAAGGCACTCCAACAGTGATAAAAGTCGGAACAAAAGGAATTATTAACGATTTGAATGTCCAAAAATCAGATATATAA
- a CDS encoding TraX family protein, giving the protein MDINKRFEHDKLKKFQIFNAAQLKYIAFTSMLIDHVNNSIVTHFLNGKGALLYISNFLSILGRIAFPIFIFFIVEGFFKTHDRAKYLRNLLVFAVISEVPFDIFTSKVLFDPYWNNMMFTLALCLVTVWIIDHIKDKFKNRILWYGASVIIVAVFGFLAMYLSLDYDYHAIILAYLFYIFYDKPVISAGLGYLSIIKEVYSFLGFAFTVTYNGKRGKQNKLVNYLFYPVHILILGLVRMYFNF; this is encoded by the coding sequence ATGGATATTAATAAAAGATTTGAACACGATAAATTAAAGAAATTTCAGATATTCAACGCAGCTCAGCTAAAATACATTGCGTTTACATCGATGCTGATTGATCATGTTAACAACTCGATTGTAACGCATTTTTTAAATGGAAAAGGAGCATTGTTGTATATCTCGAACTTTCTATCGATATTAGGAAGAATTGCATTTCCAATATTTATATTTTTCATAGTTGAAGGATTTTTCAAGACACACGACAGGGCGAAATATCTTCGAAACTTGTTGGTTTTTGCGGTGATTTCAGAAGTTCCGTTCGATATTTTCACATCGAAGGTATTATTCGATCCGTATTGGAACAACATGATGTTCACGTTGGCATTGTGTCTTGTAACTGTGTGGATAATCGATCATATTAAAGATAAATTTAAGAACAGGATACTTTGGTACGGTGCATCTGTAATAATCGTCGCTGTTTTCGGATTCTTGGCAATGTATTTAAGCTTGGACTACGATTATCACGCGATAATTTTAGCTTACTTGTTCTACATTTTCTACGACAAGCCAGTTATTTCCGCAGGCCTTGGATATTTGTCGATTATCAAAGAAGTGTATTCATTCTTGGGATTCGCCTTTACTGTGACATACAACGGAAAACGTGGAAAACAAAACAAATTGGTAAACTATCTATTCTATCCAGTTCATATATTGATACTTGGACTTGTTAGAATGTATTTTAATTTTTAA
- a CDS encoding GrdX family protein — MENDIVIVTNNSYVINEYDNTINIEGEYLDVLYKVRDLTHLGYSLVTHPLAASIRMFYSPVRSVVMKKGFSERSIEIIENSIEKYINTMGVRKPDYRNGEDYCTLDAVLLKEGIEN, encoded by the coding sequence ATGGAAAATGATATAGTAATTGTTACTAATAATAGTTACGTAATTAACGAATACGACAACACTATTAATATCGAAGGAGAATATTTGGATGTGCTTTATAAGGTAAGAGATCTCACACATTTGGGGTATTCTTTGGTGACTCATCCTCTAGCTGCATCGATTAGGATGTTTTATTCGCCGGTTAGAAGTGTAGTGATGAAAAAAGGTTTTTCTGAAAGGTCAATTGAAATTATTGAAAATTCTATCGAAAAATATATCAACACTATGGGAGTTCGAAAGCCAGATTACAGAAATGGTGAAGATTATTGTACTCTCGATGCGGTTCTTCTAAAAGAAGGTATAGAGAATTAA
- a CDS encoding prepilin-type N-terminal cleavage/methylation domain-containing protein: MYHFTKKSSGFTLLEVMVSLFIFSVVLGVIFLSFNTNFKIMNSSANMKNDVDDVDHCAYYIKKEIERSSRVITERPNWTHFNQSMGFVLVKYVDKEQNYVYFTKENDKIIRFAFSDYLSFDELKEHGPNGRIYRNKLKENAEDFSFAHDDNYIYLKENGKKFVVYIGDKEK; this comes from the coding sequence ATGTATCATTTTACAAAAAAAAGTAGTGGATTTACTTTGCTTGAAGTTATGGTGAGTTTGTTCATATTTTCAGTCGTATTGGGCGTGATTTTCCTGTCTTTTAATACAAATTTTAAAATTATGAACTCCAGCGCAAATATGAAAAACGACGTTGACGATGTCGACCACTGCGCATATTACATAAAAAAAGAAATCGAAAGGTCGAGCCGTGTTATCACAGAAAGGCCAAATTGGACGCACTTCAATCAATCAATGGGATTTGTCCTAGTAAAATATGTCGATAAAGAACAAAATTACGTGTATTTTACCAAAGAAAATGACAAAATCATCAGATTTGCATTTTCAGATTATCTAAGCTTTGATGAATTAAAAGAACACGGCCCCAATGGCAGAATTTACAGGAATAAACTCAAGGAAAACGCCGAGGATTTTTCATTCGCTCACGATGACAACTACATTTATTTAAAAGAAAACGGGAAGAAATTCGTAGTCTACATTGGAGATAAGGAAAAATGA
- a CDS encoding prepilin-type N-terminal cleavage/methylation domain-containing protein, which produces MRLKNKGFTLLEVLFALFLVSLCVVVYYPQLKNVILMQDKSYTENIVLLDLDNCVEYLKGHDDVDSSIVNENSKVFVTKDDVGDLVRVNVKIVNGDIAKDVSFYKKK; this is translated from the coding sequence ATGAGATTAAAAAATAAGGGATTCACGCTGCTTGAAGTTTTATTTGCGCTGTTTTTGGTGAGTTTATGTGTTGTAGTGTATTATCCACAACTCAAAAATGTGATTTTAATGCAAGACAAATCCTACACCGAAAACATCGTGCTATTAGATTTGGACAATTGCGTGGAATATTTGAAGGGGCACGATGATGTCGATTCTTCAATTGTGAACGAAAATTCTAAGGTTTTTGTCACGAAAGATGATGTGGGAGATTTAGTCAGGGTAAATGTAAAAATAGTTAATGGAGATATTGCGAAAGATGTATCATTTTACAAAAAAAAGTAG
- a CDS encoding YdjY domain-containing protein, producing the protein MTLLKKFKILALLLMASLVFAGCSKEDNKQASSTEQKTEEKKEEKTEQKTEEKKEEAQEPTADNPMIVDEAKKQIKVYAEVNDKFKKESTMHAIVAKSGKNNEQSMFVSYANQNDLYDALEKIGAKPGNNVTMENMGKEAVKGDKIDLTFKFQGSDNELGINDVIKDSSGKEIDIRFGGNQKPAKDMNTGCMTCLQSCPLGITSNASQLIGADEKDGVKYTLADSVPADKTPVVITYKLAN; encoded by the coding sequence ATGACTTTATTGAAAAAATTTAAGATTTTGGCATTATTATTAATGGCAAGTTTAGTTTTTGCAGGATGTTCTAAGGAAGATAACAAACAAGCTTCTTCTACTGAACAAAAAACTGAAGAAAAGAAAGAAGAAAAAACTGAACAAAAAACTGAAGAAAAGAAGGAAGAAGCACAAGAACCAACAGCTGATAATCCTATGATTGTTGACGAAGCTAAAAAGCAAATCAAAGTTTATGCTGAAGTTAATGATAAGTTCAAAAAAGAAAGCACAATGCACGCTATCGTAGCAAAATCTGGTAAGAACAACGAACAATCTATGTTTGTATCATATGCAAACCAAAATGATTTGTATGATGCATTGGAAAAAATCGGTGCAAAACCAGGTAACAACGTTACTATGGAGAACATGGGAAAAGAAGCTGTTAAGGGTGATAAGATTGATCTTACATTCAAATTCCAAGGTTCTGACAATGAATTAGGAATTAACGATGTTATCAAAGATTCTTCAGGAAAAGAAATAGACATCAGATTTGGTGGTAACCAAAAACCAGCAAAAGATATGAACACAGGTTGTATGACATGTTTGCAAAGTTGTCCTTTGGGAATAACTTCAAACGCATCACAATTAATTGGCGCTGACGAAAAAGACGGAGTTAAATACACTTTGGCTGATTCTGTTCCAGCCGATAAAACACCTGTTGTTATCACATACAAACTAGCTAACTAA